Proteins found in one Leptospira saintgironsiae genomic segment:
- a CDS encoding ATP phosphoribosyltransferase regulatory subunit produces MTHNPPEFSEKKWIPDGFHFFGPNESSERRELLNSLSSKLKEFKYSEVFLPSFDYSSSFLLTMSAEDSSALYRFRDSDGNEISPSADLTVQAVKGMAGFAHRKENQRIFYQGKIFRDYGRKSGSRKEILQVGAEHIGGSGAPAILGILKEISGLFSGIKLRSPLTVVLGNVGVFHSVLESLELSRSEKRQLSFLLYRKNLPEIRRFLENRNASRIFPVLESLCLGFVSHKEDLGKKFASLGLSDSFQKIISETGEIIGSLGKTPGVEFCSDYTLIPDLEYYTGFVFQGYVSGSSEPVLTGGAYDHLYELFSGTQKDACGFAINVDALEAVLG; encoded by the coding sequence ATGACACATAATCCTCCAGAGTTTAGCGAGAAAAAATGGATCCCGGACGGATTTCATTTTTTTGGACCGAACGAGAGTTCGGAGAGAAGGGAACTTCTAAATTCCCTCAGTTCCAAGCTCAAAGAATTCAAATACTCTGAGGTATTTTTACCTTCTTTTGATTATTCTTCTTCTTTTTTGCTTACCATGTCAGCAGAAGACTCCTCTGCATTATATAGATTCAGGGATTCAGACGGAAATGAGATCTCTCCTAGCGCAGATTTGACTGTTCAGGCTGTAAAAGGTATGGCTGGTTTTGCGCACCGCAAAGAAAACCAACGTATCTTTTATCAGGGAAAAATTTTCAGAGACTATGGTAGAAAGAGCGGATCTAGAAAAGAAATCCTGCAAGTAGGTGCAGAACATATTGGTGGTTCAGGCGCCCCAGCTATTTTAGGAATTTTGAAAGAGATTTCTGGATTATTCTCCGGAATTAAACTGCGTTCGCCATTGACTGTCGTGCTTGGGAACGTGGGAGTATTTCATTCTGTTCTGGAATCATTAGAACTTTCCAGATCCGAAAAAAGGCAATTGTCGTTTTTATTATATAGGAAGAACCTTCCGGAGATCCGTCGTTTTCTGGAAAATAGAAACGCTTCTAGGATTTTTCCGGTTTTAGAATCTTTATGTTTGGGATTTGTTTCTCATAAGGAAGATCTAGGTAAGAAGTTTGCTTCTTTAGGACTTTCTGATTCTTTCCAAAAGATCATCTCCGAAACGGGAGAAATTATAGGCTCACTCGGCAAAACTCCTGGTGTGGAATTTTGTTCTGATTATACTCTTATTCCAGATTTGGAATATTATACTGGATTCGTTTTCCAAGGTTACGTATCCGGAAGTTCAGAACCAGTTCTAACCGGAGGAGCTTATGATCATCTTTATGAGTTATTCTCCGGGACCCAAAAGGACGCCTGCGGATTTGCAATCAATGTAGATGCGCTGGAAGCGGTATTGGGGTAA
- a CDS encoding 1-acyl-sn-glycerol-3-phosphate acyltransferase codes for MAEKEQSVGRWQKEFFENIHLFKRSGMSEEEAKKILQKFLYLCSVTPMPPVMDVFKDPSSLERIGVYTPPEKKAREFMIEFLSPIMKFFTVEGIENLAAVKPLIGKYPVTLISNHLSHLDAPAIFQLLYHASPEGREVAEQLVFIAGRLAYEPDFTRLGLYMFGTLLVCSKRDMADNPSLSDVMTKINMRAFRHSQKLQQEGKIAAIFPEGTRSRDGRLMPFVDTVYHYVANKVILPISLEKTDKILPTTSLLFNQVAGKLTIGKPVLVGELSKKEMAHFPKDIEHLPFPEHGDKKQFLIDNLALLVGQNLNKHQHGIYRNLYSADARDQNKLIKVPKEPKEKVVVIGNSSMGIAIATVLANKDVNVLVYHPDKEYTSQSNAERRDLRTYSLYKLPPNLIFTSDPEDLKTATLFIQGTNPWELHTIYPDLQPYLSKNKAPFFNIIKGFTSAGLILDDLQQGLGIEDDRIGVISGACYPDQIMERKISGFEIAAVNETLIPRIQKLLTTGYIFPRSAIIPSDVKGVQLGGALKTIYALVMGIVEGYFQQTLGGNVDNSLFHLSNRFFNEMVNVGVRMGGKPETFQGLSGLTDFMLSCFGTDAKDRKTGYDIANGHPSEKMSNGFYGLKVMPNLMKIDPNEVPIMYAAYEVVINKKDVRKVAEGMEERLSRV; via the coding sequence ATGGCAGAAAAAGAACAATCCGTCGGAAGATGGCAGAAGGAATTCTTCGAGAACATTCACCTATTTAAAAGATCAGGAATGAGTGAAGAAGAAGCTAAAAAGATACTTCAGAAATTTCTTTATCTTTGTTCAGTAACTCCAATGCCTCCGGTCATGGATGTTTTTAAGGATCCATCTTCTCTGGAAAGAATAGGTGTATACACCCCTCCCGAAAAGAAGGCCAGGGAATTCATGATCGAATTCCTTTCTCCTATCATGAAATTTTTTACGGTAGAAGGTATCGAAAATCTAGCAGCAGTTAAACCTCTGATCGGAAAATACCCGGTTACCTTGATTTCCAATCACCTCAGCCATTTGGATGCCCCTGCGATCTTCCAACTTTTATATCATGCTTCTCCAGAAGGTAGAGAAGTAGCTGAACAACTCGTATTCATCGCTGGGCGTTTGGCTTACGAGCCAGACTTTACCAGACTTGGATTGTATATGTTCGGAACTCTTTTGGTCTGCTCTAAGAGAGATATGGCGGACAACCCAAGTCTTTCAGACGTAATGACCAAAATTAATATGAGGGCATTCCGACATTCTCAAAAACTGCAACAAGAAGGAAAGATTGCTGCAATCTTCCCAGAAGGAACTAGATCCAGAGATGGAAGACTAATGCCTTTTGTGGACACAGTCTACCACTATGTTGCAAATAAGGTAATTCTTCCAATTTCATTGGAGAAGACTGACAAAATTCTTCCTACAACAAGCTTGCTCTTCAACCAAGTAGCTGGAAAACTAACGATCGGTAAACCTGTGTTAGTTGGAGAATTATCCAAAAAGGAAATGGCTCATTTCCCTAAGGATATTGAACATCTTCCATTCCCGGAACATGGGGACAAAAAACAATTCCTGATCGATAATTTGGCTCTGCTTGTAGGACAAAACCTGAATAAACACCAACACGGTATTTACAGGAACTTGTATAGCGCCGATGCTAGAGACCAAAACAAACTCATCAAGGTACCGAAAGAACCAAAAGAAAAGGTTGTAGTAATCGGAAATAGCAGTATGGGAATTGCGATCGCAACCGTACTTGCTAATAAAGATGTTAATGTCTTGGTTTACCACCCTGACAAAGAATACACTTCTCAGTCGAATGCAGAAAGAAGAGATCTGAGAACTTATTCTCTCTACAAACTTCCTCCGAACTTAATATTCACTTCTGATCCGGAAGATTTAAAAACTGCAACTTTGTTTATCCAAGGAACCAATCCTTGGGAGTTGCATACGATCTACCCTGATCTACAACCTTATCTTTCTAAGAATAAGGCTCCGTTTTTCAATATTATCAAAGGATTTACCAGTGCTGGTTTGATCCTAGACGATCTACAACAGGGGTTAGGAATAGAAGACGATAGGATCGGAGTGATCTCTGGTGCTTGTTATCCGGACCAGATCATGGAGAGAAAAATTTCCGGATTCGAGATCGCGGCCGTAAACGAAACCCTGATCCCTCGTATTCAAAAATTATTAACTACAGGTTATATTTTCCCAAGATCTGCGATCATTCCTTCAGATGTAAAAGGTGTTCAGTTAGGCGGAGCACTTAAAACAATTTATGCTCTTGTAATGGGAATCGTCGAAGGTTACTTCCAACAAACTTTAGGTGGGAATGTGGATAATTCTCTATTCCATCTTTCCAATCGTTTCTTCAATGAGATGGTAAACGTGGGAGTTCGTATGGGAGGAAAACCGGAAACATTCCAAGGTTTATCGGGACTCACTGACTTTATGTTATCTTGTTTCGGAACAGATGCAAAAGACAGAAAGACAGGCTATGATATAGCGAATGGTCATCCTTCTGAAAAAATGTCTAACGGGTTCTATGGATTGAAAGTAATGCCAAACCTTATGAAAATAGATCCGAATGAAGTTCCTATCATGTATGCTGCTTACGAAGTAGTCATCAATAAGAAAGACGTTCGTAAGGTTGCAGAAGGAATGGAAGAGAGACTTTCGAGAGTTTAA
- a CDS encoding TetR/AcrR family transcriptional regulator, with amino-acid sequence MKRIEQSNRVRGKILEVSRKLFVSEGYEKATIRRIIEEAEITTGSLYHFFKNKEEILLAIASEVFNEAGETAERLVGEMDPPLVFAMEIGLQFYLCQKKLTIAETYLAAYKTHGVTDMIGNRGSHRSKILFEKYNPEFDEQEYLIRTLAFRGVFQSLLEEMVYSGKIDRLRMMTTVIQLGLTTFGVPKEEMEIALQKTFRLLKERASEIEALSEGLLEIFVNGR; translated from the coding sequence ATGAAGAGAATAGAACAGTCCAACCGAGTTCGGGGTAAAATTTTAGAAGTTTCCCGAAAACTTTTCGTAAGTGAAGGATATGAAAAGGCAACCATACGTAGGATCATCGAGGAAGCAGAGATCACTACAGGAAGTCTTTATCATTTTTTCAAGAACAAGGAAGAGATACTTCTCGCAATAGCTAGCGAAGTATTCAACGAAGCGGGTGAGACCGCCGAACGCCTGGTAGGTGAAATGGATCCTCCACTGGTTTTTGCCATGGAAATCGGATTACAATTCTATCTTTGCCAGAAAAAACTTACCATAGCGGAAACATACTTAGCGGCTTACAAAACCCACGGTGTAACCGATATGATAGGAAATCGCGGCTCTCATAGAAGCAAGATCCTATTCGAAAAATATAATCCTGAATTTGACGAACAAGAATATTTAATCCGTACTTTGGCCTTCAGAGGGGTCTTCCAAAGCCTTTTGGAAGAAATGGTATATTCCGGAAAAATAGACAGGCTCAGAATGATGACTACGGTCATCCAATTGGGACTAACTACATTCGGAGTTCCAAAAGAAGAAATGGAAATTGCATTACAAAAAACTTTCAGACTCCTGAAAGAAAGAGCTTCTGAGATAGAAGCACTGTCAGAAGGGCTACTGGAAATTTTCGTAAACGGACGCTAA
- a CDS encoding adenylosuccinate synthase, translated as MPATLVVGTQWGDEGKAKVIDYLSKDTDIIVRYQGGANAGHTVVVHGKKYVFHLVPSGIIYDQTVCVIGNGVVLDPTFFIEECDKLQAEGFPVYDKLLISDACHLLFPFHGLIDSARESSCTPDRKIGTTKKGIGICYADKMMRIGLRVGDLRESDFETRLQNLVDEKNRELVKLYDGEELSAKEILENVKKFYSKIQKNIINTPYYLESQLKAGKKILLEGAQGTGLDVDFGTYPYVTSSNPTTGGAFIGSGIAFHHLKSVIGITKAYTTRVGEGPFPTELHGEEGERLRTLGAEYGATTGRPRRCGWFDTEVLRHAVRINGLTSIALTKIDVLSAYDKIPVAVAYERNGKKLDCFPSQGLDQVKVIYEEFPGWKTDITGIGEFDKLPSTCKDYIRALEKLIGVRIDLISTGPDRKDTIASGF; from the coding sequence ATGCCCGCAACATTAGTGGTCGGAACCCAATGGGGTGACGAAGGGAAAGCAAAAGTAATCGATTACCTTTCCAAAGATACGGATATTATAGTACGTTACCAAGGTGGAGCCAACGCTGGACATACAGTAGTGGTTCATGGCAAAAAATACGTTTTTCATTTGGTGCCATCCGGGATCATTTACGACCAAACAGTTTGTGTGATCGGTAACGGAGTCGTTTTAGACCCAACATTCTTTATCGAAGAATGTGATAAGCTCCAAGCAGAAGGATTTCCAGTATATGATAAACTTCTGATCAGCGACGCTTGCCATCTTCTTTTCCCATTCCATGGATTGATCGATTCTGCTAGAGAAAGTTCCTGCACTCCAGATCGTAAGATCGGAACCACTAAAAAAGGGATCGGTATCTGTTATGCAGATAAAATGATGAGGATCGGACTTAGAGTCGGAGATCTTAGAGAAAGTGATTTCGAAACCAGACTACAAAATCTAGTAGATGAGAAGAATAGAGAACTCGTAAAACTTTATGATGGAGAAGAACTCTCCGCCAAAGAGATTTTAGAGAATGTAAAAAAATTCTATTCTAAGATCCAAAAGAATATCATCAACACTCCTTATTACTTGGAATCCCAATTAAAAGCGGGCAAAAAAATACTGTTAGAAGGTGCGCAAGGAACAGGGCTGGACGTTGATTTTGGTACTTATCCTTATGTAACTAGCTCCAATCCTACTACTGGTGGAGCATTCATTGGTTCTGGAATTGCATTCCATCATTTAAAAAGTGTGATCGGAATCACAAAAGCTTATACCACAAGAGTGGGAGAAGGTCCGTTCCCTACAGAACTTCACGGGGAAGAGGGGGAAAGACTCAGGACTTTAGGTGCAGAATATGGCGCAACCACCGGCAGACCAAGACGTTGCGGTTGGTTTGATACAGAAGTTTTGAGGCATGCAGTTCGTATCAATGGACTTACATCCATTGCACTTACTAAGATAGATGTTCTTTCTGCTTATGATAAAATTCCAGTGGCAGTTGCTTACGAAAGGAATGGCAAAAAACTGGATTGTTTCCCTTCTCAAGGGCTAGACCAAGTAAAGGTAATCTACGAAGAATTCCCTGGTTGGAAGACAGACATCACAGGCATCGGAGAATTCGACAAACTTCCTTCTACTTGTAAGGATTATATCCGCGCTTTGGAAAAACTAATAGGTGTTCGTATAGATTTGATCTCTACGGGACCGGACAGAAAGGATACTATCGCTTCCGGATTTTAA